A region from the Acidiferrobacter sp. SPIII_3 genome encodes:
- the dnaQ gene encoding DNA polymerase III subunit epsilon gives MRQIVLDTETTGLEPSEGHRIIEVGAIEIVNRRLTGRRFHQYLNPDREIDAAAIEIHGITNAMLEDKPHFADVAAEFLGFIEGAELLIHNAPFDVGFLNAELARAIGGGCVLPVSAIEDCCTVQDTLRLARTLHPGQKNNLDALCRRYSIDNSQRVVHGALLDAEILADVYLAMTGGQTALFDEESTAVEVVATEGFSYEGGAPLVIAPSTEELAAHEAYLEMLDKKSGGRCLWRLLG, from the coding sequence ATACGACAGATCGTGCTGGATACGGAAACCACGGGCCTTGAACCCTCGGAGGGGCACCGCATCATCGAGGTGGGGGCGATCGAGATCGTCAACCGGCGCCTCACCGGGAGGCGTTTTCACCAATACTTGAATCCGGATCGCGAGATCGACGCGGCGGCGATCGAGATCCATGGCATCACCAACGCCATGCTCGAGGACAAACCGCACTTCGCGGATGTGGCCGCGGAGTTCCTCGGGTTCATCGAGGGCGCCGAGCTTTTGATCCATAATGCCCCATTTGACGTGGGCTTTCTGAATGCCGAGCTCGCCCGCGCGATTGGCGGAGGATGCGTATTGCCGGTGAGCGCGATCGAGGACTGCTGCACGGTGCAGGACACCTTGAGGCTCGCGCGCACCCTGCATCCGGGCCAGAAAAACAACCTGGACGCCTTGTGCCGGCGTTACAGTATCGACAATAGTCAACGGGTCGTGCATGGCGCGCTGCTCGATGCCGAGATCCTGGCCGACGTCTACCTGGCCATGACCGGTGGCCAGACGGCCTTGTTCGACGAAGAGAGCACCGCAGTCGAGGTGGTCGCGACGGAAGGCTTTTCCTACGAGGGCGGCGCGCCGCTCGTGATCGCGCCGTCGACCGAGGAGCTGGCCGCCCACGAGGCCTATCTGGAGATGCTCGACAAAAAGAGCGGCGGCCGCTGTCTCTGGCGGCTGCTCGGCTAG
- a CDS encoding alpha/beta fold hydrolase yields the protein MITSETRLRLTLADGRVLAYADCGPPSGVPVVYCHGFPSSSREAGLLAPVLAAEGVRLIAPDRPGYGASSPQAGRSLGGFADDVAALLDHLGVAKAAVIGVSGGGPYALSLLARLPGRLGPGALVAGLGPPSALAISRADFFPIVRWALHVVGIAPALAPLVARPVVHALRLRGRLRLGMRLTAPADREVLADPAILDILVGAQHVGLMQGGYAAVQDLLLYVRPWDVSLAAIRAPCTLWHGTADRIVPAAVAVALAEVLPTARLRLIPGEGHYSLPIRHRRAIVRELIASGHWS from the coding sequence ATGATTACGAGCGAGACGCGCTTACGCCTGACGCTCGCCGACGGCCGGGTCTTGGCGTACGCCGATTGCGGGCCGCCCTCGGGCGTGCCGGTCGTTTACTGTCACGGGTTTCCGAGCTCCTCGCGCGAGGCCGGTCTGCTGGCGCCGGTGTTGGCCGCCGAGGGCGTGCGCCTTATCGCGCCGGATCGTCCCGGCTATGGCGCATCGAGCCCACAGGCCGGCCGCAGCCTCGGCGGCTTCGCCGACGACGTCGCGGCGCTGCTCGATCATCTGGGTGTGGCGAAGGCCGCCGTCATCGGCGTGTCCGGCGGTGGCCCCTATGCCTTATCCCTGCTCGCCCGCCTGCCCGGGCGGCTCGGCCCGGGGGCGCTGGTGGCGGGGCTCGGCCCGCCGTCGGCGCTGGCCATCTCGCGCGCGGATTTCTTCCCGATCGTGCGCTGGGCGCTGCATGTGGTCGGCATCGCGCCGGCCCTGGCGCCGCTTGTGGCGCGGCCTGTGGTGCACGCGCTGCGCCTGCGCGGACGTCTGCGCCTTGGCATGCGTCTGACCGCCCCGGCCGATCGCGAGGTGCTGGCGGACCCCGCGATCCTCGACATCCTGGTGGGCGCGCAGCACGTGGGGCTTATGCAAGGGGGGTACGCGGCCGTGCAGGATCTGCTCCTCTATGTGCGGCCGTGGGATGTCTCGCTTGCGGCGATCCGCGCGCCGTGCACGCTCTGGCACGGGACCGCCGATCGTATCGTGCCGGCGGCGGTGGCGGTGGCACTTGCCGAGGTGCTGCCGACCGCCCGCCTGCGGCTCATCCCCGGCGAGGGCCATTATTCCCTGCCGATCCGCCACCGCCGCGCCATTGTGCGCGAGCTCATCGCGAGTGGACACTGGTCTTGA
- the rnhA gene encoding ribonuclease HI, producing the protein MAKVVIHTDGACRGNPGPGGWGAILEADGRERTLSGAEAATTNNRMELQAAIAALKALNRACDVELVTDSQYVRRGITEWLAQWKRRGWLTAARRPVANADLWRELDAAASRHTVHWRWVKGHSGHPGNERADRLANDAIDRLLAGGVKERRS; encoded by the coding sequence ATGGCTAAGGTGGTGATCCATACCGATGGGGCATGCCGTGGCAATCCCGGGCCGGGGGGCTGGGGCGCCATTCTCGAGGCCGACGGTCGCGAGCGGACCTTGAGTGGCGCGGAGGCGGCGACCACCAATAATCGCATGGAGTTGCAGGCGGCGATTGCGGCCTTGAAGGCCTTGAATCGCGCCTGCGATGTCGAGCTTGTGACCGACTCGCAGTATGTGCGCCGGGGTATCACCGAGTGGCTTGCGCAATGGAAGCGGCGCGGGTGGTTGACGGCCGCACGGCGTCCGGTGGCGAATGCCGATTTGTGGCGTGAGCTGGATGCCGCCGCCAGCCGTCATACGGTGCACTGGCGGTGGGTCAAGGGTCATTCCGGCCACCCGGGGAACGAGCGCGCGGACCGTCTCGCCAACGATGCCATCGACCGCCTGCTCGCAGGCGGCGTCAAGGAGCGGAGATCGTGA
- the ybiB gene encoding DNA-binding protein YbiB, which produces MSLDRSLGMSAMIPAQDLPGILSAVARGQTHATDLSREAAHALFAEWLSGHLPALAQGALWTAFRFKGESTDELLGFVSATEDSLTPLAPPSALRPVVFPSYNGARRHANLLPLLALLLARQGVPVLIHGTYGGMAADADLHLLDHDPSDRTTSGEILADLGFAPAASRHAVHHQLEHHHLAYVPLDVLHPRLAAILSLRRQLGVRSSVHTVIKLFNPFAGPAVRCAAVTHPPYLARMRAFFVAAGATALVLRGTEGEPVAHPRRRPALIGIEAGCEHEWFPEDRTPLAEPPDLPADRGAPRTCQFIEEVLAGQRPLPATLRDQAACLLVMSGAAPDLATAGARIDHAQRPIRRRS; this is translated from the coding sequence ATGAGCCTCGACCGATCCCTGGGGATGTCGGCCATGATCCCGGCGCAAGACCTGCCCGGTATCTTGAGCGCGGTGGCGCGCGGCCAGACCCACGCCACCGACCTGAGCCGCGAGGCGGCGCACGCCCTGTTTGCCGAATGGCTGAGCGGGCACCTGCCGGCGCTCGCCCAGGGCGCGCTGTGGACGGCGTTCCGGTTCAAGGGGGAATCGACCGATGAACTGCTGGGCTTTGTCTCGGCCACCGAAGACAGCCTGACACCGCTTGCCCCGCCATCCGCCCTGCGGCCGGTGGTGTTCCCGTCCTACAACGGGGCGCGCCGCCACGCCAACCTCCTGCCCCTGCTCGCCCTGTTGCTCGCGCGCCAAGGAGTGCCGGTACTGATCCACGGGACCTACGGCGGGATGGCCGCCGACGCCGATCTGCACCTCCTCGATCACGATCCGAGCGATCGCACCACGAGCGGCGAAATACTGGCCGATCTCGGCTTTGCACCGGCGGCAAGCCGTCATGCCGTGCACCATCAGCTCGAACACCATCACCTGGCCTACGTCCCGCTCGACGTGCTCCACCCGCGGCTTGCCGCCATCCTGTCTTTGCGTCGCCAGCTGGGCGTGCGCTCCAGCGTGCATACCGTGATCAAGCTCTTCAACCCCTTCGCCGGTCCGGCGGTGCGGTGCGCGGCGGTCACCCACCCCCCGTATCTTGCGCGCATGCGCGCGTTCTTCGTGGCCGCCGGCGCCACGGCGCTGGTCCTGCGCGGCACCGAGGGCGAGCCCGTGGCCCATCCCCGGCGGCGTCCGGCACTGATCGGTATCGAGGCCGGATGCGAACACGAGTGGTTTCCCGAAGATCGCACCCCGCTTGCCGAACCCCCGGACCTACCGGCGGACCGCGGCGCCCCCAGGACCTGCCAGTTCATCGAGGAGGTGCTGGCCGGGCAACGCCCCTTGCCCGCCACGCTCCGCGATCAGGCCGCGTGCCTTTTGGTCATGAGCGGCGCGGCCCCCGATCTCGCCACGGCCGGCGCCCGTATCGACCACGCGCAACGCCCCATCCGGAGGCGCTCTTGA
- a CDS encoding MFS transporter, with the protein MRRLSFLTAIALTGAFALLSSTMAKTPALPLFARALGAPPSLIGWTVMASTVPGILISLPAGLLRDRLGARPLLIAALFVFATAPFLYLLVHTIGELAIVRFYHGFATAIFGTVVGAEIVARYPQSRGHALGVYSAVSTVGRSLAPFLGGVLISAAGFPGVYIGCAAAGVLALALGLRVTTDHPPDSAPGPGPDRTASSAAHTAAVLADRVVLTTSLIEALQYLVFGSVEAFLAVYAAHRGWPAWTIGVLLGTQLGIVVLFKPRLGALSDRFGRRTLILTGLTVGMLAVAALPFTARFSALLVINAAFGAGFAATTAATGALVADRARSGGFGASMGVLRSIMDIGQATGPVLTGVLIGAGGYRLAFLTLAALLALGAVAFALSGGDRSAARPAS; encoded by the coding sequence GTGCGCCGACTTTCGTTTCTGACCGCCATCGCGCTCACCGGGGCGTTTGCGCTTTTAAGTTCCACGATGGCCAAGACCCCGGCCTTGCCGCTGTTTGCACGCGCCCTCGGCGCACCCCCGTCGCTCATCGGCTGGACGGTCATGGCCTCGACCGTACCGGGCATCCTCATCAGCCTGCCGGCGGGACTGTTGCGTGACCGCCTGGGGGCACGGCCGCTGCTCATCGCCGCCCTGTTCGTGTTCGCCACCGCGCCATTTTTGTACCTGCTCGTGCATACCATAGGTGAACTCGCGATCGTGCGCTTCTATCACGGTTTCGCGACCGCCATCTTCGGTACGGTGGTGGGCGCCGAGATCGTCGCGCGCTACCCGCAGAGCCGTGGGCACGCCCTGGGTGTCTATAGCGCGGTCAGCACCGTCGGACGCTCACTCGCGCCGTTCCTCGGGGGCGTCCTGATCTCCGCCGCCGGCTTCCCGGGGGTCTATATCGGCTGCGCCGCAGCCGGTGTCCTGGCGCTCGCCCTGGGTCTGCGCGTCACCACGGATCACCCCCCCGATTCGGCCCCCGGCCCCGGTCCGGACCGTACCGCAAGCAGCGCGGCGCATACCGCCGCGGTGCTTGCCGACCGCGTGGTGCTCACCACGAGCCTCATCGAGGCCCTGCAATACCTGGTGTTCGGATCCGTCGAGGCGTTTCTCGCCGTCTACGCCGCGCACCGCGGATGGCCGGCATGGACCATAGGCGTGCTCCTTGGGACGCAGCTTGGGATCGTGGTCTTGTTCAAACCCCGGCTCGGCGCCCTGTCCGACCGCTTCGGGCGCCGCACCCTCATCCTGACCGGCCTTACGGTCGGCATGCTGGCGGTGGCGGCGCTGCCGTTTACCGCGCGCTTTTCGGCCCTGCTCGTCATCAATGCCGCCTTTGGCGCCGGGTTCGCGGCCACCACCGCGGCCACCGGGGCGCTGGTCGCCGATCGCGCGCGATCCGGGGGCTTTGGCGCCAGCATGGGCGTGCTGCGCTCGATCATGGACATCGGTCAGGCCACCGGCCCCGTGCTCACCGGCGTGCTGATCGGCGCCGGCGGCTACCGCCTGGCGTTCCTCACGCTGGCCGCGCTGCTGGCCTTGGGGGCGGTGGCCTTCGCGCTCTCCGGAGGCGACCGATCGGCCGCCCGCCCGGCATCCTAG
- the gloB gene encoding hydroxyacylglutathione hydrolase, producing the protein MAYPHTAGMDEVMAVHAFRDNYIWLAPGPEPGLVAIVDPGDADPVMAALAAHGLKPAYVLCTHHHGDHVGGVATLARHYTIPVYGPAAESIAGVTHPVADGDIVGSEAGGHYRVLAVPGHTRGHVAYVGAGRLFSGDTLFVAGCGRLFEGTAFQMHASLARLASLPLDTRVYCGHEYTLANLAFARAVEPDNDAILAFERRARRLRAAGQPTIPSTIADERRINPFLRTSQHAIRQAAATISHRRLDTDAAVFATLRRWKDGFKG; encoded by the coding sequence ATGGCTTACCCTCACACTGCCGGCATGGACGAGGTGATGGCAGTCCACGCCTTTCGCGACAACTATATCTGGCTTGCCCCCGGACCGGAACCCGGCCTTGTCGCGATCGTGGATCCCGGGGATGCCGATCCGGTCATGGCGGCGCTCGCGGCGCACGGGCTGAAACCGGCGTATGTGCTGTGCACCCACCACCATGGCGACCACGTGGGCGGGGTCGCTACGCTGGCGCGACACTATACCATCCCCGTGTACGGGCCGGCCGCTGAATCCATCGCCGGCGTCACGCATCCGGTGGCCGACGGCGACATCGTCGGGTCCGAGGCGGGCGGGCATTACCGGGTGCTGGCGGTGCCGGGACACACGCGCGGACATGTGGCCTATGTCGGGGCCGGCCGCCTGTTCTCTGGGGACACGCTGTTTGTCGCGGGCTGCGGGCGGCTGTTCGAGGGCACGGCCTTTCAGATGCATGCCTCGCTTGCGCGCCTCGCGTCTTTGCCCCTGGACACGCGCGTCTACTGCGGTCACGAATACACGCTCGCCAATCTCGCATTCGCGCGCGCCGTGGAGCCCGACAACGACGCCATCCTCGCCTTCGAACGCCGCGCGCGCCGTCTGCGCGCCGCGGGCCAGCCGACGATCCCCAGCACAATCGCCGACGAACGGCGCATCAACCCCTTCCTGCGCACCTCCCAACACGCCATCCGCCAAGCCGCCGCCACCATCAGCCACCGAAGGTTGGATACGGACGCGGCCGTATTCGCTACACTACGGCGCTGGAAGGATGGTTTTAAAGGATAA
- a CDS encoding class I SAM-dependent methyltransferase translates to MGESTDEGAEARVERLRAWFEGPLGESLQAIEGHRLREVLPALPGTFAVQCGWLGRRDLLESSPTAVHLLVDPEPAAQGSQWVVGRAEALPLDSKSVQVVVLPHSLDVSEAPHQLLREAHRVLVPEGHIVILGFNATSLWRLPCLVRRGAHRAPWCGDWIGVRRLRDWLSLLDCELTHGAMLYYRPPLARQGWMDRLFFMERMGDRWWPLGGAVYMLVARKRVAGVTPIRPALRRSRVRAMSQPAGARYG, encoded by the coding sequence ATGGGGGAGTCAACGGACGAGGGCGCGGAGGCGCGCGTCGAGCGCCTGCGGGCATGGTTCGAGGGACCGCTTGGCGAATCCCTGCAGGCCATCGAGGGGCACCGATTGCGCGAGGTCCTGCCGGCCTTGCCGGGGACCTTCGCGGTTCAATGCGGTTGGTTGGGGCGTCGCGACCTGCTGGAGTCGAGCCCCACGGCCGTCCATCTGCTGGTCGATCCGGAGCCCGCGGCGCAAGGGTCGCAATGGGTGGTGGGGCGCGCCGAGGCACTGCCCTTGGACAGCAAGTCCGTGCAGGTGGTGGTATTGCCGCACTCCCTGGACGTATCGGAGGCGCCGCATCAGCTGTTGCGCGAGGCGCATAGGGTGCTCGTGCCGGAGGGCCATATCGTGATCCTTGGTTTTAATGCCACAAGCCTTTGGCGGCTCCCCTGTCTCGTGCGCCGCGGCGCGCATCGCGCCCCCTGGTGCGGGGACTGGATCGGTGTGCGCCGGCTGCGCGATTGGTTGTCCTTGCTCGATTGCGAACTGACGCACGGCGCCATGCTGTACTACCGGCCGCCGCTCGCCCGCCAGGGTTGGATGGATCGGCTGTTTTTCATGGAGCGCATGGGGGATCGCTGGTGGCCGCTCGGGGGCGCGGTGTATATGCTCGTGGCCAGGAAGCGGGTGGCGGGGGTCACGCCCATCCGTCCGGCCCTGCGCCGATCGCGCGTGCGCGCCATGTCGCAACCCGCGGGGGCCCGTTATGGCTAA
- a CDS encoding LysM peptidoglycan-binding domain-containing protein codes for MATAPTKTLRFAGLGVLLTSLAGCAMAPMPRPGSPGSTSPTNPNVIKTKVPHKAAAHAPAVVKVGECPVPAIDHIRAGHTVDTSDKKYSNLWNRIRAGLRLPRMEGPRVARYEQWFANNPQYVENMLQRANLYLYQIVQDVSKRNMPMEIALLPAIESAYSPDAYSRSAAIGLWQFEPSTGRLWGLKNNWWYNGERDIIASTNAALDFLQSLHNQFHSWDLALAAYNAGQGTVEAAIAHNKALGLGTHYRDLRLPLQTEHYVPKLMAFVNIVRDPAKYGLTLRAIPNSPYFVRVNTGSQVDLSVIARLANMSLKQLYAINPGFTQWATAPNGPHTILVPVATKAALIEGLSQLPPQDRMQWARHRVVPGDTLYGIARQYGVSIASIRSTNHLYGNLLHVGQSLLIPMAGRRLVVSRHQAAHTEVALAHSGPQRVKIIHRVRPGDTLWSIAERYRVYVTQLERWNVLNAHDVLRLGQRILIWASPAMVPSAMAKTRVTE; via the coding sequence ATGGCAACCGCTCCCACTAAAACGCTTCGCTTCGCGGGCCTCGGCGTCCTGCTCACCAGTCTTGCAGGTTGCGCCATGGCACCCATGCCGCGACCAGGCTCGCCGGGATCCACATCGCCTACAAACCCAAACGTCATCAAGACCAAAGTCCCGCACAAGGCGGCCGCGCATGCCCCGGCGGTGGTCAAGGTCGGTGAGTGCCCGGTGCCGGCGATCGATCACATCCGGGCCGGCCATACGGTTGACACGAGCGACAAGAAATACTCGAACCTTTGGAATCGCATTCGCGCCGGACTACGGCTGCCGCGCATGGAAGGTCCGCGGGTTGCGCGCTACGAACAGTGGTTTGCGAACAACCCCCAGTATGTCGAAAACATGCTGCAACGCGCCAACCTGTACCTCTACCAGATCGTGCAGGACGTCAGCAAGCGCAATATGCCCATGGAGATCGCCTTGCTGCCGGCCATCGAGAGCGCCTATTCACCCGACGCCTATTCGCGATCCGCGGCCATCGGCCTCTGGCAGTTCGAGCCGTCCACCGGGCGGCTCTGGGGTCTCAAGAACAACTGGTGGTACAACGGCGAGCGCGACATCATCGCCTCCACGAACGCCGCGCTCGACTTCCTTCAATCACTCCACAACCAATTTCACAGCTGGGACCTCGCCTTGGCCGCCTACAATGCCGGGCAGGGCACGGTCGAGGCCGCCATCGCCCACAACAAGGCCCTGGGGCTCGGCACCCACTACCGCGATCTCAGACTGCCGTTACAGACCGAGCACTATGTGCCCAAGCTCATGGCGTTCGTGAATATCGTGCGGGATCCCGCGAAATACGGCCTGACGCTGCGCGCCATCCCCAACAGCCCCTATTTCGTGCGCGTCAATACCGGTTCGCAGGTCGATCTCAGCGTGATCGCCCGGCTCGCCAATATGTCGCTCAAGCAACTCTATGCCATCAATCCGGGCTTCACGCAATGGGCGACCGCGCCCAACGGCCCGCACACCATCCTCGTGCCGGTGGCCACCAAGGCGGCGCTGATCGAGGGCTTGAGCCAGCTGCCGCCGCAGGATCGCATGCAGTGGGCGCGACACCGCGTAGTGCCTGGGGATACGCTCTATGGGATCGCCCGCCAATATGGCGTGAGCATCGCCTCGATCCGCTCGACCAACCATCTTTATGGTAACCTCCTCCATGTCGGGCAAAGCCTTCTGATCCCCATGGCCGGGCGACGCCTCGTGGTATCCCGCCATCAGGCGGCACACACGGAGGTGGCCCTGGCACACAGCGGGCCGCAGCGCGTCAAGATCATCCACCGCGTGCGGCCTGGTGACACCTTATGGAGCATCGCCGAACGCTATCGTGTCTATGTGACGCAGCTCGAGCGCTGGAACGTGCTGAATGCGCATGACGTCCTGCGTCTCGGACAGCGCATCCTGATCTGGGCGTCCCCGGCCATGGTCCCATCGGCCATGGCCAAAACGCGCGTCACCGAGTAA
- a CDS encoding diguanylate cyclase domain-containing protein, giving the protein MILGIDPGQEARRASPTATPGDAFPQIIEGVMATRNHSSSPPPEQLFHELAATLEFDRFFSNAARAAALAVDAHYAGLIRRHGQHLRYQFLGTLTADDDHRDLVPVRIADDHPAAAGPALAAGETLYIADSVQGPLAAPELAALGIHAHLLVPTRVAGRVEGALVLGWRTRPARAPGPRKRRLVEAFAAFIGHACYRSALEAALARDARHDPLTGLPNRGVLMDRLTHARRRAMRNDCLLVIALLDVDGFKGVNDELGHEAGDHLLTTVADRLAGSVRLADTVSRYGGDEFVIIMEDITQLGQVEILLERTLRATRQPILFQGRSLTVTISVGLTIYPFDDHPPNVLLQHADQAMYEAKRAGGGRYQCFAPTQTAPVHAGAQRYRDIEQALAHDLWRPSYQPIVDGNGRMAGLEARLRWRQPNGTIVREEAITNLTERDLRERLLERLLTLVRRDWVARGSPPVSLHINLQATDLYDPRLPARLSHWRAELYRDTQTPVILELSDTTLAAHAPAAQRLAAALGDQGFLLLVDHFPGGRAGLAHISAAPVYGVKCRPARDPADTRLLSALAAGIKALGLTLYADGVDNLVRQKAAERLGCRYGQGLIFAPELDARSAAHWFKTSVHSR; this is encoded by the coding sequence ATGATCCTTGGAATCGATCCTGGGCAGGAGGCCCGGCGCGCATCGCCAACGGCAACCCCCGGGGATGCGTTTCCGCAGATCATCGAGGGCGTCATGGCCACACGCAACCACTCCTCGTCACCGCCCCCCGAGCAGCTCTTTCATGAGCTCGCGGCCACACTGGAGTTCGACCGCTTCTTCTCAAACGCCGCGCGCGCCGCGGCGCTGGCGGTCGACGCCCACTACGCGGGCCTGATACGCCGCCACGGCCAGCACCTGCGCTATCAATTCTTGGGCACGCTCACCGCCGACGATGATCACCGCGACCTGGTCCCTGTACGCATCGCCGACGACCACCCGGCCGCCGCCGGCCCCGCGCTCGCCGCCGGCGAGACCTTGTATATCGCCGACTCCGTCCAGGGACCGCTCGCCGCGCCGGAACTCGCGGCGCTCGGCATCCACGCCCACCTGCTGGTGCCGACGCGTGTCGCAGGCCGCGTCGAGGGCGCCCTGGTGCTGGGCTGGCGGACGCGCCCCGCGCGCGCCCCGGGGCCGCGCAAACGGCGGCTGGTGGAGGCGTTCGCGGCGTTCATAGGCCATGCCTGCTACCGATCGGCGCTCGAGGCGGCACTCGCCCGCGATGCGCGTCACGACCCGCTCACCGGCCTGCCCAATCGCGGCGTACTCATGGATCGCCTCACCCACGCAAGGCGGCGGGCGATGCGCAACGACTGCCTGTTGGTCATCGCCCTGCTCGATGTCGACGGCTTCAAGGGGGTCAATGACGAGCTGGGGCACGAGGCCGGCGATCACCTGCTCACGACCGTCGCCGACCGGCTCGCAGGCTCCGTGCGCCTGGCCGACACCGTGAGCCGTTATGGCGGGGATGAGTTTGTGATCATCATGGAGGACATCACCCAACTGGGACAAGTGGAGATCCTGCTCGAGCGCACCCTGCGGGCGACCCGCCAGCCGATCCTGTTTCAAGGCCGCTCGCTCACCGTCACGATCAGTGTGGGTCTTACCATCTACCCGTTCGACGACCATCCACCGAACGTCCTGCTCCAGCATGCCGACCAGGCCATGTATGAGGCCAAACGCGCCGGAGGCGGCCGTTATCAGTGCTTCGCGCCCACGCAGACCGCCCCCGTCCATGCCGGCGCGCAGCGCTACCGCGATATCGAGCAGGCCCTCGCGCACGATCTCTGGCGGCCCAGCTACCAGCCGATCGTCGATGGTAACGGACGGATGGCCGGGCTCGAGGCGCGCCTGCGCTGGCGCCAGCCCAACGGGACCATCGTGCGCGAGGAGGCGATCACCAATCTGACGGAAAGAGACCTGCGCGAGCGCCTCCTGGAGCGGCTGCTCACCCTGGTCCGGCGCGACTGGGTGGCGCGCGGATCGCCACCCGTGTCGCTGCACATCAACCTCCAGGCCACCGATCTCTATGATCCCCGGCTCCCGGCGCGCCTCTCACACTGGCGCGCGGAACTTTATCGCGACACCCAGACGCCGGTCATCCTGGAGTTGTCGGATACCACCCTCGCGGCCCATGCGCCCGCCGCCCAGCGGCTTGCCGCAGCCCTCGGAGACCAGGGATTTCTGCTGCTCGTGGACCATTTTCCGGGGGGGCGCGCCGGACTTGCCCATATCAGCGCCGCCCCCGTATACGGCGTCAAGTGCCGTCCCGCGCGCGACCCCGCCGACACCCGCCTGCTCAGCGCCCTGGCCGCCGGCATCAAGGCCCTGGGGCTCACTTTGTATGCCGATGGGGTCGACAACCTCGTCCGCCAGAAGGCCGCCGAGCGGCTCGGCTGTCGCTATGGGCAGGGGCTGATCTTCGCCCCCGAACTCGATGCGCGATCGGCGGCCCACTGGTTCAAGACCAGTGTCCACTCGCGATGA
- the cobA gene encoding uroporphyrinogen-III C-methyltransferase, with protein sequence MDARWPVALIGAGPGDPELITRKGARLLQAADIVFHDALIDPGVLDLARPGARLVAVGKRGGHASTAQLAIHEQLIRAWRAGLRVARLKGGDPFIFGRGGEECMALRAEGIPYELVPGVTSGSAAATYAGVPLTYRAMSRSVLFITGHRARGADPVDWQAVSRAADTLVVYMGVESLPILCAGLLAAGRSPSTPALAVEWATISQREIAAPLADLAATCDRAHLKSPAILVIGDVVALRDTLALAPMRAERGACRAAS encoded by the coding sequence ATGGACGCGCGATGGCCGGTGGCGCTCATAGGCGCAGGCCCCGGTGACCCGGAACTCATCACCCGCAAGGGCGCACGCCTCTTGCAGGCCGCCGATATCGTCTTCCACGACGCCCTGATCGATCCCGGGGTCCTCGACCTCGCGCGCCCCGGTGCGCGCCTGGTGGCGGTGGGCAAGCGCGGCGGACACGCCTCCACCGCCCAGCTTGCGATCCACGAACAATTGATACGCGCCTGGCGCGCCGGCCTGCGGGTCGCGCGCCTGAAAGGCGGCGATCCCTTCATCTTCGGACGCGGCGGCGAGGAGTGCATGGCCCTGCGCGCCGAAGGCATCCCCTATGAGCTGGTGCCGGGGGTGACCAGCGGGTCGGCGGCGGCCACCTATGCCGGGGTCCCGCTGACCTATCGGGCCATGAGCCGGTCGGTGCTGTTCATCACCGGCCACCGGGCGCGGGGCGCCGATCCCGTCGACTGGCAGGCGGTATCGCGCGCCGCCGATACCCTGGTCGTCTATATGGGCGTGGAGTCGCTGCCGATCCTGTGCGCGGGGCTGTTGGCCGCCGGCCGCTCGCCTTCGACACCAGCCTTGGCGGTGGAATGGGCGACCATAAGCCAGCGCGAGATCGCCGCACCCTTGGCGGACCTGGCGGCCACCTGTGACCGCGCGCATCTGAAAAGCCCGGCGATCCTCGTCATAGGCGACGTCGTGGCGCTCCGCGACACCTTGGCATTAGCCCCGATGCGCGCCGAGCGCGGCGCGTGCCGCGCGGCATCGTGA
- a CDS encoding sirohydrochlorin chelatase, producing MPRGIVTGGEGHLLVAHGSSDTRWRAPFEELARRLACRHPACPVVLSYLERAAPDVPRALSDLYHRGCRQIRVSPLFLSHGRHLQHDLPDLLADARRRHPDLIIVCAPALGERQDFLAALLAVLA from the coding sequence GTGCCGCGCGGCATCGTGACCGGCGGCGAAGGCCATCTGCTGGTCGCCCATGGCTCGTCGGATACGCGTTGGCGCGCCCCCTTCGAGGAACTCGCGCGCCGGCTGGCCTGCCGCCATCCCGCATGCCCGGTGGTCCTGTCGTATCTGGAACGCGCCGCCCCGGATGTACCCCGGGCGCTCTCCGACCTCTACCATCGCGGGTGCCGCCAGATCCGCGTATCACCGCTTTTTCTGAGTCACGGACGCCATCTCCAGCACGATCTCCCCGATCTCCTCGCCGATGCGCGGCGCCGTCACCCGGACCTCATCATCGTGTGTGCGCCGGCGCTCGGGGAACGACAGGACTTTCTCGCCGCCCTGCTCGCGGTGCTGGCATAA